Below is a genomic region from Catenuloplanes atrovinosus.
CCTGCCGAAGATGGAGTCGCACCTGGAGGCGCGGCTCTGGAACGACGTGTTCATCCACGCGCAGGACCACCTGGGCGTCCCGCGCGGCACGATCCGCGCCACCGTGCTGATCGAGACGATCCCGGCCGCGTTCGAGATGGACGAGATCCTGCACGAGCTGCGCGACCACGCGGCCGGGCTGAACGCGGGCCGCTGGGACTACCTGTTCAGCATCATCAAATACTTCCGCGACGCCGGTGAGTCGTTCGTGCTGCCGGACCGCGCCGCCGTGACCATGACCGCGCCGTTCATGCGGGCGTACACGGAGCTGCTGGTCGCCACCTGCCACCGGCGCGGCGCGTTCGCGATGGGCGGGATGGCCGCGTTCATCCCGAGCCGCCGCGACCCGGAGGTCAACGCGGTCGCGATCGGCAAGGTGCGGGACGACAAGGAGCGCGAGGCCCGGGACGGCTTCGACGGCTCGTGGGTGGCGCACCCGGACCTGGTGCCGGTGTGCCGGGAGATCTTCGACGCCGCGCTCGGTAACGGCGCCAACCAGCTCGGCAAGCAGCGCCCGGACGTCTCCGTCACCGCGGACGACCTGCTGAACATCGCGGCGACGCCGGGCAGCGTGACGGACGCGGGCGTGCGCGGCAACGTGGAGGTGGCGCTGCGCTACCTGGAGGCGTGGCTGCGCGGCAACGGCGCGGTCGGCATCCACAACCTGATGGAGGACGCGGCCACCGCGGAGATCTCCCGCTCCCAGGTCTGGCAGTGGATCCACCAGGGGGTACGGACCGAGGAGGGCACCCCGATCACGGCCGAGCTGGTGCACCGGCTGGAGGACGAGGTGCTGGCGGAGATCCGCGGGCAGCTCGGCGACGAGGGCTACAAGGCGAGCCGCTTCGACGACGCCCGGACGCTCTTCGAGCGCGTCGCGCTGGCGGACGACTTCGCCGACTTCCTGACCGTGCCCGCCTACGAGCTGATCGACTGATCGCGGATGGGACGGCTGGACCCGGGCCTCCTCCCGGAACTGGACGCGCTGCTCGCCCCGGTGGACCGCGAGCTGAGTCGCCGCTATCCGGGCGACGCCGGTGACCGTCAGCCGGTGCACACGGTCTACGTCCCGGCGGACCGGGTGCACGCCGGGCTGGTTCCGGAGTGGGGTGCCGCCGCGCGCCGGGCGCTGGAGCGCGCGCCCGCGCTGCCGTACCCGGCCGGGCTGCACGCGCGGGTGACGGCCAAGCTCGCCCGCGAGCCGATCGAGGACCTGCGGATCGACTTCGAGGACGGGTACGGCATCCGCGCGGACGACGAGGAGGACGCGGCCGTGGAGGCCGCCGCCAAGGCGCTGGTCGGCGCGGAGGTGGTGCCGCCGTTCGTGGGCATCCGGGTGAAGTCGATGGAGGCGCACACCCGGCGGCGCTCGGTCCGTACCCTCGACGGCTTCTTGGACGTGCTCCTGAACGCGGGCCTGCCGGAGCACTTCGTGATCACGCTGCCCAAGGTGAGCGACCCGGCGCAGGTGGCCGCGTTCGAGACCGTGTGCGGGCGGCTGGAGTCGGCCTACGGGATTCCCGCCGAGCGCCTGCGCTTCGAGATCCAGATCGAGACGCCGCCCGCGATCCTCGGCGCGGACGGCACCGCCACGGTCGCCCGGATGATCACCGCGGCGGCAGGCCGGTGCACCGGCCTGCACTACGGCACCTACGACTACAGCGCCGCCTGCGGCATCGGCGCCGCCTACCAGAGCATGGAGCACCCGGCCGCGGACCACGCGAAGGCGGTGATGCAGGTCGCGGCGGCGGGCACCGGCGTGCGGCTCTCCGACGGCTCCACCAACATCCTGCCGGTCGGCACGGACGCCGAGGTCGCGGACGCGTGGGCGCTGCACGCCCGGCTGGTCCGGCGCTCCCTGGAACGCGGCTTCTACCAGGGCTGGGACCTGCACCCGGCGCAGCTGCCCACCCGGTACGCCGCCACCTACGCGTTCTTCCGGGACGGCGCCGCCGCGGCCCGCGACCGGCTCGCCGCCTACCTGGATCGCCGCGACACCGGCATCCTGGACGAGCCGGCCACCGCCCGCGCGCTCGCCGGGTTCCTGCTCCGCGGCCTGCGCTGTGGTGCGCTCGACCAGGATGAGCTGGGAGACTTCACCGCGGACCGGCTCGCCGCCCTGTGAGCGGGCCGGGCCAGAACGCCAGAACCGACCTGTGATCAGCGCCGATCCCGGTCCGGAACCACCTCGGTAACAAGGAGGCGGATGTGACGGATTTCGACCTGGTCGTCCGATCCCAGCGGGCGATCACCCCGGACGGTGAGCGCCCCGCCGCGATCGCGGTACGGGACGGCAGGATCGCGGAGGTCGCCGGCTACGACGCGCCGCTGCGCGCGGAGCGCGAGGAGGACCTGGGCCGGCTCGCGCTGCTGCCCGGTCTGGTGGACACGCACGTGCACGTCAACGAGCCCGGCCGGACCGAGTGGGAGGGCTTCGCCAGCGCGACCCGGGCCGCCGCGGCCGGCGGCGTCACCACGATCATCGACATGCCGCTGAACTCGCTGCCCCCGACCACCACGGCCGACGCGCTGGAGATCAAGCGGAAGGCCGCGGCCGGGCAGGTCCGGGTGGACGTCGGCTTCTGGGGCGGCGCCGTGCCCGGCAACCGCGCCGTCCTGCGCCCGCTGCACGACGCGGGCGTGTTCGGCTTCAAGGCGTTCCTGATCGACTCCGGCGTGCCGGAGTTCCCGCCGCTGACCCCCGGCGAGCTGAGCGAGGCGTTCCGGGAGGTGGACGCGCTGTTCCTGGTCCACGCGGAGGACCCGGACGAGGTCGGTGACCACGCGTCCTCGGCCAGCTACGCCGACTTCGTCGCGTCCCGGCCGCGCAGCGCGGAGAACACCGCGATAGCCCGGGTCATCGCGGCCGCCCGGCGGACCGGCGCCCGCGCGCACATCCTGCACCTCTCCTCGTCCGAGGCGGTGCCGCTGATCGCCGCGGCCAGGGCCGAGGGGGTACGGATCACGGCCGAGACCTGCCCGCACTACCTGGCGCTGACCGCGGAGGAGGTGCCGGACGGCGCCACCCAGTTCAAGTGCTGCCCGCCGATCCGGGACGCGGCGAACCGGGACGCGCTCTGGGCCGCGCTGGCGGACGGCGTGATCGACCTGATCGTCTCGGATCACTCCCCGTGCACGCCGGAGCTGAAGCGGGCGGACACCGGCGACTTCGCCGCGGCCTGGGGCGGCATCGCGTCGCTGCAGCTCGGCCTGCCGATCATCTGGACCCAGGCGCGGCAGCGCGGTCACTCGCTGAGCGACGTGGTGCGCTGGATGGCCGCCAACCCGGCGTCGCTGGCCGGGCTGGACGCCAAGGGCCGGCTCGCCGCCGGCGCGGACGCGGACCTGGTCGTCTTCGACCCGGACAGCACCCAGCGCGTCGACGTCGCGCGCCTCCAGCACCGCAATCCCGTCTCGCCGTACCACGACAGGGTCTTGACCGGGGTGGTGCTCGGCAGCTGGCTGCGCGGCGCGCCCACGGTCGGCGAGCCGGCCGGCCGGCTGCTCACCCGGGGGACCCGATGACCGACGTCACGCAGCTGACCGACCTGGCCGCCCGCGCGCTCGGCGGCGGCGTCGTCTACGCCAGCGACGAGTTCTTCGCGTTCGCGGCCGACCTGATCAACGACCACGCGCCCACGTTCACGCCGCAGAGCTTCGGCGCGCGGGGCCAGGTCTACGACGGCTGGGAGACGCGCCGCCGCCGGCCGCGCGGCACCGGCGACGACCACGACGTCGCGATCGTCCGGCTGGGCGCGCCCGGCGTGATCCACGGCGTGGTGATCGACACCGCCTTCTTCACCGGCAACTTCCCGCCGGCCGCGTCCGTCGAGGCGTGCCGCATGCCCGGTCATCCGTCCCCGGACGAGCTGCTGCGCGCGGACTGGACGCCGGTCCTGGCCCGCGCCGCGCTCAAGGGCGACGCGCGGAACACCTTCGAGACCCGCGGCGACGAGCGCGTCTACACGCACGTGCGGCTGCGGATCTATCCGGACGGCGGCGTGGCCCGGCTGCGCGTGCACGGCGAGGCCGTACCCGACCCGGCGCTGCTCCCGGAGGTCTTCGACCTGGCCGCGGCCGAGAACGGCGGCACGGTCACCGCGTGCAGCAACATGTTCTACGGTTCCGCGCCGAAGATGCTGCTCCCCGGCCTGGCCCGCTCGATGGGCGAGGGCTGGGAGACCTCGCGGCGCCGCGACGACGGCAACGACTGGGTGCTGGTCCGGCTCGGCGTGCCCGGCCGCGTCCAGCTCGCCGAGATCGACACCTCGCACTTCAAGGGCAACGCGCCCGGCGAGTTCCGGCTGCGCGGCATCCCGGACGCGCGGTCGCTGGACTCGCCCGGCGACTGGGTGGAGCTGCTGCCGCGCACCCGCGCGCAACCGGACACCCGGCACCGGTTCCCGGTCAGCGACGCGCCCAAGGTCACGCACGTGCGGCTGGACGTCTACCCGGACGGTGGCGTGGCCCGGCTGCGGCTGTGGGGCGGCATCTCGGAGAAGCAGCGCCGGCGGCTGGCGGAGCGGCACTTCTGAGTTTCGTACGCCTGTCGGGTAGGTTCTCAGGGTCGTGTTCCACGCGGCCGAATGAAGGAGCAGCTCACCCCATGGGTAAGAAGACCGTCCACGTGTCCGACTTCAGCGGCGCCGTCATCGGCGACGACGCCGAGGTGGTTCGCATCGTCGTGCTCGAGCACCCCGACCTGATGACCGGGCCGGTGCAGCTGGAGGCGCTCCCCGCGGAGGTGGAGAGCATCGACGACGCCGCGCTGGACGTGGTGGTGGTCGACGTCTTCGACGCGCACGGCGACGGCGAGGCGCGCCGGGTCACGCTCAACGCCAGCGAGTTCGACGCGCTCGCCACCGGCACGCCGATGGCCGAGGTGCTCAGGACCGCGGAGCGGGTCAAGCCGCCGAAGCAGGCCCGCAAGGCCCCGGCGGACAAGGTCGACTACGCGACCATGGAGCACGCCGGC
It encodes:
- the alc gene encoding allantoicase — protein: MTDVTQLTDLAARALGGGVVYASDEFFAFAADLINDHAPTFTPQSFGARGQVYDGWETRRRRPRGTGDDHDVAIVRLGAPGVIHGVVIDTAFFTGNFPPAASVEACRMPGHPSPDELLRADWTPVLARAALKGDARNTFETRGDERVYTHVRLRIYPDGGVARLRVHGEAVPDPALLPEVFDLAAAENGGTVTACSNMFYGSAPKMLLPGLARSMGEGWETSRRRDDGNDWVLVRLGVPGRVQLAEIDTSHFKGNAPGEFRLRGIPDARSLDSPGDWVELLPRTRAQPDTRHRFPVSDAPKVTHVRLDVYPDGGVARLRLWGGISEKQRRRLAERHF
- the aceB gene encoding malate synthase A codes for the protein MTEILTPEAREFVADLHRQFAARRDELLALRALRRAEVARTGRLDFLPETVDVREGAWTVPAAPADLVDRRVEITGPTERKMTINALNSGAKVWLADLEDANTPHWANVIGGQVNLYEAVRRTISFDSPEGKHYELGPGPYPTIVVRPRGWHLDERHLPREDGTPGVGALVDFGLYFFHNAQELIERGSGPYFYLPKMESHLEARLWNDVFIHAQDHLGVPRGTIRATVLIETIPAAFEMDEILHELRDHAAGLNAGRWDYLFSIIKYFRDAGESFVLPDRAAVTMTAPFMRAYTELLVATCHRRGAFAMGGMAAFIPSRRDPEVNAVAIGKVRDDKEREARDGFDGSWVAHPDLVPVCREIFDAALGNGANQLGKQRPDVSVTADDLLNIAATPGSVTDAGVRGNVEVALRYLEAWLRGNGAVGIHNLMEDAATAEISRSQVWQWIHQGVRTEEGTPITAELVHRLEDEVLAEIRGQLGDEGYKASRFDDARTLFERVALADDFADFLTVPAYELID
- a CDS encoding DUF6986 family protein, whose protein sequence is MGRLDPGLLPELDALLAPVDRELSRRYPGDAGDRQPVHTVYVPADRVHAGLVPEWGAAARRALERAPALPYPAGLHARVTAKLAREPIEDLRIDFEDGYGIRADDEEDAAVEAAAKALVGAEVVPPFVGIRVKSMEAHTRRRSVRTLDGFLDVLLNAGLPEHFVITLPKVSDPAQVAAFETVCGRLESAYGIPAERLRFEIQIETPPAILGADGTATVARMITAAAGRCTGLHYGTYDYSAACGIGAAYQSMEHPAADHAKAVMQVAAAGTGVRLSDGSTNILPVGTDAEVADAWALHARLVRRSLERGFYQGWDLHPAQLPTRYAATYAFFRDGAAAARDRLAAYLDRRDTGILDEPATARALAGFLLRGLRCGALDQDELGDFTADRLAAL
- the allB gene encoding allantoinase AllB; translated protein: MTDFDLVVRSQRAITPDGERPAAIAVRDGRIAEVAGYDAPLRAEREEDLGRLALLPGLVDTHVHVNEPGRTEWEGFASATRAAAAGGVTTIIDMPLNSLPPTTTADALEIKRKAAAGQVRVDVGFWGGAVPGNRAVLRPLHDAGVFGFKAFLIDSGVPEFPPLTPGELSEAFREVDALFLVHAEDPDEVGDHASSASYADFVASRPRSAENTAIARVIAAARRTGARAHILHLSSSEAVPLIAAARAEGVRITAETCPHYLALTAEEVPDGATQFKCCPPIRDAANRDALWAALADGVIDLIVSDHSPCTPELKRADTGDFAAAWGGIASLQLGLPIIWTQARQRGHSLSDVVRWMAANPASLAGLDAKGRLAAGADADLVVFDPDSTQRVDVARLQHRNPVSPYHDRVLTGVVLGSWLRGAPTVGEPAGRLLTRGTR